In Mycoplasmopsis maculosa, one genomic interval encodes:
- a CDS encoding HAD family acid phosphatase, with the protein MNKKLVSLMTLGASTLPLVLASASCNVEKSGENVSKEQGLINQLSQLSKEEKAKLIDALDLKKVLSEEEKAKLVEKVHNQAGLFGAVVWYIKSVENHISRKQSFVLAKAAFDNLMKKGNSQNIEYGKNYNTIQKVENAGEGKSVPVVFMDIDETVLANDYIEGLSVYEKGFFHEGTKVDFDVKGLRREIPGAIDFINYIQSKGAVVMFNSNMPQGKKVVEGTIENLKALGLKFIEPWQFWMRGSLPYQPTSETASVLKSLRENVNRDKESVSSIKFDQTKYAAQPWLTFENWENAKALGKSVLKNTRMDAVSENQETGWNLKLADNKSGEAVKFKVIMKIGDNYNDFFDNIAPETNDERVAQYKNNPALKALFTNINGAKGQKATYDKTTKKVTFKELEWDQFYVQTPGNAEYGDWSKEYGYGAFTKIAKALEEITKDSKWQEKPTEKSIDKSIETDEATNNGTVSPSA; encoded by the coding sequence ATGAACAAAAAATTAGTTTCACTTATGACATTAGGTGCTTCAACTTTACCATTAGTTCTAGCATCAGCATCTTGTAATGTTGAAAAAAGTGGTGAAAATGTTTCAAAAGAACAAGGATTAATTAATCAATTATCACAATTAAGCAAAGAAGAAAAAGCTAAATTAATTGATGCTTTAGACTTAAAAAAAGTTTTAAGTGAAGAAGAAAAAGCTAAATTAGTAGAAAAAGTACATAATCAAGCAGGTCTTTTTGGTGCTGTAGTTTGATACATTAAAAGTGTTGAAAACCACATTAGCAGAAAACAATCATTTGTTTTAGCGAAAGCTGCATTTGATAATTTAATGAAAAAAGGTAATTCACAAAATATTGAATACGGAAAGAACTATAATACTATACAAAAAGTAGAAAACGCAGGAGAAGGAAAAAGCGTTCCTGTTGTGTTTATGGATATTGATGAAACTGTTTTAGCTAATGACTATATAGAAGGATTATCAGTTTACGAAAAAGGATTTTTCCATGAAGGTACAAAAGTAGATTTTGATGTTAAAGGTTTAAGAAGAGAAATTCCAGGTGCTATTGATTTTATTAATTATATTCAATCAAAAGGTGCAGTTGTAATGTTTAACTCAAATATGCCTCAAGGTAAGAAAGTTGTTGAAGGAACAATAGAAAATCTAAAAGCTTTAGGTCTTAAATTTATTGAACCTTGACAATTCTGAATGAGAGGTTCACTACCATATCAACCAACTTCAGAAACAGCTAGTGTTTTAAAAAGTTTAAGAGAAAATGTTAATCGTGACAAAGAATCAGTTTCATCAATAAAATTTGATCAAACCAAATATGCTGCTCAACCATGATTAACTTTTGAAAATTGAGAAAATGCTAAGGCATTAGGAAAAAGTGTATTAAAAAATACAAGAATGGATGCAGTTAGTGAAAATCAAGAAACTGGTTGAAACCTTAAATTAGCTGATAATAAATCTGGTGAAGCTGTTAAATTTAAAGTTATTATGAAAATTGGTGATAACTACAATGACTTTTTTGATAATATAGCTCCAGAAACAAATGATGAAAGAGTAGCTCAATACAAAAACAATCCTGCTTTAAAAGCTTTATTTACAAATATAAATGGAGCAAAAGGACAAAAAGCAACATATGATAAAACAACTAAAAAAGTAACATTTAAAGAATTAGAATGAGATCAATTCTATGTTCAAACACCAGGTAATGCAGAATATGGTGATTGATCTAAAGAATATGGATATGGTGCATTTACAAAAATAGCTAAAGCTCTTGAAGAAATTACAAAAGATTCTAAATGACAAGAAAAACCTACA
- a CDS encoding DHH family phosphoesterase has translation MVIGKWEDAFNLIEKYDSIVIFHHIRPDGDCLGSQFGLRELLRANYPNKRVYAIGNNNGTLDFMGFDFDEIPNDEVLKESLGVIVDANFKERIEYRHVLDKNLFKETLRIDHHPNDDDLDKCTRWVESARIAGDEMVTELAFQAKWKVTPRAAEFLFLGIVTDSGRFQFSDVSYRTHELVSFLYKNGLNAEKVFAGLSETSLDDIKLTKLLFDNLKYRDKVAYTTISLEEAKSVNKNSNEVVRVNTIGNLKGYPFWVQFNEEENGRIRVEFRSNGPCVRNVAVKWGGGGHERASGAIIDSFNQIEQVIDDCAKEVIRWEKEGNENVIK, from the coding sequence ATGGTTATTGGTAAATGAGAAGATGCTTTTAATTTAATTGAAAAATACGATAGTATAGTTATTTTTCACCATATTAGACCAGATGGTGACTGTTTAGGTAGTCAATTTGGGTTGAGAGAATTATTAAGAGCAAATTACCCTAATAAAAGAGTTTATGCAATTGGTAATAATAATGGAACTTTAGACTTTATGGGATTTGATTTTGACGAAATACCTAATGATGAAGTTTTAAAGGAATCATTGGGAGTTATTGTCGATGCTAATTTTAAAGAAAGAATTGAATATAGACACGTTTTAGATAAAAATCTTTTTAAAGAAACTTTAAGAATAGATCATCACCCAAATGATGATGATTTAGATAAATGCACAAGATGAGTAGAATCTGCAAGAATAGCAGGTGATGAAATGGTTACTGAATTAGCTTTTCAAGCTAAATGAAAGGTTACACCTAGAGCAGCTGAATTCTTATTTTTAGGAATTGTAACTGATAGTGGGCGTTTTCAATTTTCAGATGTTTCATATAGAACTCATGAATTAGTGTCATTCTTATATAAAAATGGATTAAATGCTGAAAAAGTTTTTGCTGGTTTAAGTGAAACATCATTGGATGATATTAAGTTAACAAAATTGCTTTTTGATAACTTAAAATATCGTGATAAAGTAGCATATACAACTATTTCATTGGAAGAAGCTAAATCAGTAAATAAAAATTCTAACGAAGTTGTAAGAGTTAATACTATTGGTAATTTAAAAGGATACCCATTTTGAGTTCAATTTAATGAAGAAGAAAACGGAAGAATTAGAGTTGAATTTCGTTCAAATGGACCTTGCGTCAGAAATGTAGCTGTTAAATGAGGCGGTGGAGGCCATGAAAGAGCTTCAGGAGCTATCATTGATTCTTTTAATCAAATAGAACAAGTTATAGATGATTGTGCAAAAGAAGTTATTAGATGAGAAAAAGAAGGTAACGAAAACGTAATAAAATAA
- a CDS encoding DHH family phosphoesterase, producing the protein MKIGNPSVAINAIEKYENIIIFHHIRPDGDCLGCQAGLAELIRTNYPNKKVFTVGDNVHTFDWMNYKFDPIEKVDFRNSLGIVCDASSSDRIECAELLIEKKFTATLRIDHHPNGSDIEYDYLWVDERYVAAAEMIADIAREANWEITKKAAEHVFLGIVTDSGRFLYPDTSARTHKLVAYLYEKSGFEPTWIHRELNKRTLNDIKFSGEILSKFEKRGRVLYFKITNEIMKEFGFDSLKAASFVNELANIDDNSCWAFFIQLEDGKVRGRLRSNGPLVNLVANKYGGGGHDNAAGITINSWDEINQVIDDLNNAIVEWEAK; encoded by the coding sequence ATGAAAATAGGAAATCCTAGTGTAGCAATTAATGCAATTGAAAAATACGAAAATATCATTATTTTTCATCATATTAGACCTGATGGCGATTGTTTAGGTTGTCAAGCTGGCTTAGCTGAACTAATTAGAACAAATTATCCTAATAAAAAAGTTTTTACTGTTGGTGACAATGTACATACATTTGACTGAATGAATTATAAATTTGACCCAATTGAAAAAGTTGATTTTAGAAATTCATTAGGTATTGTTTGTGATGCATCAAGTTCTGACAGAATTGAATGTGCTGAACTATTAATTGAAAAAAAATTCACAGCAACTCTTAGAATTGATCATCATCCAAATGGTAGTGATATTGAATACGATTATTTATGAGTAGATGAACGTTATGTAGCTGCTGCTGAAATGATCGCTGATATAGCAAGAGAAGCAAATTGAGAAATAACAAAAAAAGCTGCTGAACATGTATTTTTAGGTATTGTAACTGACAGTGGAAGATTTTTATATCCTGATACATCAGCTAGAACACATAAATTAGTAGCATATTTATATGAAAAAAGTGGATTTGAACCAACTTGAATTCATAGAGAGTTAAACAAAAGAACACTTAATGATATTAAATTTTCAGGTGAAATTCTTTCAAAATTTGAAAAAAGAGGAAGAGTTTTATATTTTAAAATAACTAATGAAATTATGAAAGAATTTGGTTTTGATAGCTTAAAAGCGGCTTCTTTTGTTAACGAATTAGCAAATATAGACGATAATTCATGTTGAGCTTTCTTTATACAACTAGAAGATGGAAAAGTTAGAGGAAGGTTGAGATCTAATGGACCATTAGTTAATTTAGTTGCTAATAAATATGGCGGTGGAGGCCATGATAATGCTGCTGGTATCACAATTAATTCATGAGATGAAATTAACCAAGTTATAGATGATTTAAATAATGCAATTGTTGAATGAGAGGCGAAATAA
- the recO gene encoding DNA repair protein RecO: MAEKIIEAIVLRIEDYYENDNDSLVTFLTKNGLIKVYSKGINKPISKNRNNLIIGSLVEIEYFEARIKNKISKLKKARIKIMPNFNDISILKLIKKSVIFLSNFYEKCENVFNAYKTILEKQNDIQSSYLFTYLLAQSLDYFGIKPITEYCYNCKTPGNLCDFEFYKGGFICGDCSNKKRWTKELKSFYYLFKDLNTFVNVVTPEINKLIYNELIIYLKDNGIYLNY, encoded by the coding sequence ATGGCAGAAAAAATAATAGAGGCGATTGTCTTAAGAATAGAAGATTATTATGAAAATGATAATGATTCATTAGTTACTTTTTTAACTAAAAATGGACTAATTAAGGTATATTCAAAAGGAATAAATAAACCTATTTCAAAAAATAGAAATAACTTAATTATAGGTTCATTGGTGGAAATAGAATATTTTGAAGCAAGAATAAAAAATAAAATAAGCAAGCTAAAAAAAGCTAGAATTAAAATCATGCCTAATTTCAATGATATTTCTATATTAAAACTAATAAAAAAATCAGTTATATTTTTAAGTAATTTTTATGAAAAATGTGAAAATGTTTTTAATGCTTATAAAACAATTTTAGAAAAACAAAATGATATTCAGAGTTCATATCTTTTTACTTATTTATTAGCACAAAGCCTAGATTATTTTGGAATAAAACCTATTACAGAATATTGTTACAATTGTAAAACACCTGGTAATTTATGTGATTTTGAATTTTACAAAGGTGGTTTTATATGTGGTGATTGTTCTAATAAAAAAAGATGAACAAAGGAATTAAAAAGTTTTTATTATTTATTTAAAGACCTAAACACTTTTGTTAATGTTGTAACTCCAGAGATAAACAAATTAATTTACAATGAATTGATAATATATTTAAAAGATAACGGCATATACTTAAATTATTAA